The DNA segment aaataaacaaatacaattgaagccaataaataaaaataaaaaaaattgggaaaCTAAAAAGCTGTTTTACCTAGTGAAAAGTAATATTATTGCAGCATCCATTTTCTATACCCAAACAGCAGTATGGAAAAGCATGACCAAAATGAAAAAGAGAGATATTAATCAGTTGTACGTCTCAATAGACTATAATTCCCACTGTATGCAGAAATACCTCACTACCACAATGCCGCAAAATttctttattaattaaaatgaaacactTAAGCAGTCTGTCGATTTTTGTTCTATCAATGATAAATATAGATATTGGTAGTAAAGTCTAAATCACGGGTGACCCCTAAATTAATTATAGGCCTACATATAGTTGTACACACAATCCCACAACGGTCTCAAATCATATTGATTGTAGtggtcatctctctctctctctctctctctctctctctctctctctctctctctctctctctctctcatattttATCAAAGTTTGGgatgatgtgatttttttttctattgcttAGCCTAGCTTTTTAAAATGCTACAATGTTGATCAAAGgttaaaacaaatgttattttaaagaGGTCGAGTTAAATATTGCTTCAAATAAATCAGATTTGTTGTTTTAGGAGTAGGACAGGCAAATAGAGCGCAGACAAATTGCAATATAGGCTACACGAGTGAAATGATAAAAACTCATATCTATCGTTTCAAGATAAAGAGAAAGTTAGAAAGGGGATTTTTGACGCATGCGACATCACTGTTGTGAAtgcacaaaacacatttctaATATTGAGTTCCTTGTATCTTGTCGATGCCATTTTAGGGCTCTCAGTATGAGTTAAAAGACAGCCCTGGTGTTCATCCTGCCAGCTTTGCTGCCCACACTGGCCCTGCCTTCTACCCCTACGGGCAGTTTCAGTATGGAGACCCTGCCAGGCCTAAGAACGCCACACGGGAGAGTACCAGCACTCTGAAGGCCTGGCTCAACGAGCACAGGAAAAACCCCTATCCCACCAAAGGCGAGAAGATCATGCTGGCCATCATTACCAAGATGACCCTCACCCAAGTGTCAACATGGTTCGCCAACGCCAGAAGGAGACTCAAGAAAGAGAACAAGGTGACATGGGGTGCCAGAAGCAAAGAGGATGAAGATGGCAACATATTTGGTAGTGATAACGAGGGGGACACCGAGAAAAACGAGGATGAGGAGGAAATAGATTTGGAGAGCATAGATATTGACAAGATCGACTACAACGACGGAGATCAAAGCAatgaggaggatgaggagaagcGCGCGGAGCTCGAGAGCCTGCAGGAGAAACGGCACACGCTTGCGCTCCAGGCTCATGAGGCCTATGAAAAATCCAAAGCAAACGCCATTTCCGTCAGCAAAGAGCCGTCTGACGGAAACAACAATAACACGAGGGTACTGTCCCCCAGTCGACAGGGAAGTTTTCAAGTTCCTGTTAGCAATAAGCCCAAAATATGGTCCCTAGCGGAAACCGCAACTAGTCCCGATAGCTCGCTGAAACCTACGTCACCCTCAGTTCCCGCCACTCATGCGGGTGCTCACCCGGCCTTCCTGCCCAGCCACGGACTGTACACGTGCCAGATTGGAAAGTTCCACAACTGGACAAATGGCGCGTTCCTGGGCCAGAACTCCCTGCTGAATGTCCGATCTTTCCTCGGCGTCAATCAGCATCACCATAATCATCATGTTCACgcgcagcagcagcaacagcagcccACGTCGGTGGTGGTGTCATCTATGGCAGCCGTGAACAGTGATAAGGCGCCAGAGGACCTCAGTCCAAAACACATAGGTATGCATAAAACACTAGGCCTGTATGCACCGTGTGTGCGGAAAACATGTGCTTCACATTGCAAagctataataataacaataggctaataataataataataataataataataataatagttgttggtgttgtttttgttgttttaaatattaattgtaaAGCGCAAAtcctaattacttttttaatttttaatttatttttattttcatcacaGATCGGGAAAATGTTCTCAGAAGTGAGTCACCGACGCAACCTTTAAAGTCATCGTTTCGTCCTCTTCATGACAGGTAAATTTGCActctacattattattattattatgattattattatgattattattatgattattattattattattattagttctattatttttattaaacgaTAAAACGCACTTTTATCAAACGTGTATTATAGCCGCTTATCTGAGAAAGACTCATGGgataaagctatttcctagcagACAGGAAGAGAAAAATCTGCGCTCAGCTCTTATAATACATAGTTGTGCTTTTCCTGGTGACAAAGGGCCACGAATCCccctccccacacacacactctctgtctctcaggAGAATAACTACTTATCAAGTCACCAAGGCTGTGTGCTTTTCCTAAAGACCCTTGGGAAATGTGAACCTCGGGGGAGCAGTCTTGCTGAAACTTTCCCCTTTTAAgagccacatttttttttctgtcttgacTTACAGTTATATATATCCTTTGGCATAATCGCACCAGTCGCACATGTGGATTTGCTAGTAAATCACAGTAGTCCGTTTTGTtctacctatatatatatatatatatatatatatatatatatatatatatatatatatatatatatatatatatatatatataccggtcaaaattttgaaacacttgactgaaatgtttctcatgatcttaaaaatcttttgatctgaaggcatatgcttaaatgtttgaaattagttttgtagacaaaaatataattgtgccaccatattaatttatttcattataaaactaaaatgtaataaaacataaaataaaaaagattttgaaattgatgacttggaccaaataataaagaaaagcagccaataagtgcccaacatagatgggaactccttcaatactgtttaaaaagcatcccagggtgatacctcaagaagttggttgagaaaatgtcaagagtacatgtctgcaaattctaggcaaagggtgactactttgaagatgctaaaatataacacagttttgatttattttggattttgtttagtcacaacataattcccatagttcaatttatgttatttcacagttgtgatgactttactattattctaaaatgtgaagaaaaaataaataaaataaaaataaaataaattataataaagaataagtgtttcaaaacttttgaccggtagtgtgtgtgtgtatatatatatatatatatatatatatatatatatatatatatatatatatatatatatatataaagatgtaaTGGCTGTTAAAATAACTTTCATTGATAACGTTTTTGTATTGCTTAACAGAATTACAATAGACAATGTACattcactgtttgtttgttttttttttttttttgttttttttgtttgtttttcttaattcACGGAACTTTGTATAATTCCTCTATATTTACACTTATTCGTAGTGCAAATATATTCATAATTTAGCGAACATGACCTACTTTTCTGTTAAGAAAAGCCTAATCTTTGTTAATGACTTAAATTAGTTAGTAATAAAAAGTATTATGAACCATTATCGACacgaattatttatttcagttgcAAAACGTGATGCACTAGTTATGCAGATAAGACACCATCGCATCTaactctttgtctgtctgtctcctcaGCCCAAGAAACCAGCAGGAATCAACACAGAGGGTCCTAACTGCTCTCTCTTCCGCTTGATCAAGACATTTGCCCTGGAAAAAAAAGACTGATGGCACTCATAATGGGACAATGAAAACTAAATCAATTCAGCATAGCATTCAGTTACTCTAAAACAAATGGCCGAGTTTGATTAGCACCCGGTGGAGTTGTACATAATGACACCTGTGATCCCTTCCTTACCGTGGGACATTTGGTAGGCTTATTTTGTCTTTATGTGTTGGTGTTTTCCTTTAAGGTGACCCACATTTGTAAATAGTGAGTTGAAGGAGTTTGTTCAGATCATATATTTTGTCTAATAAACTAAATGAAATTATAGACAAATTCAAAGTACGCTTTTTTGTGGTTTCTGAATGGGTTAAGATATTAGTGAAGttaccacatttatttattttttcaactgtTTCTCTTTATTTAGTTTTATAGTTGTGTCGTCTTTTTCTGTAagtgtatattattataattataattattttattattattattattattacctctGAATAATCTCTGGTAGTAATAGGCTACTGAATGCTTTTTAAAGTGAAAAATAGAAATTGCTGGTTGTTTAGTTTGCACAGGGCACAAAatagatcttaaaatattttGCGGGAGTGTTCAAATTCAATTGTTAAATGGAGCTGGCTGGAAATGCATTGAGGTGCTAATAAGAGACCAGATGGCTGCTGGCGGCAGAAAATGGACCGAAGCAGCTGGGAATATCATTAAGTAATAATGTGGGAACGCCCTGTGCAAACAAAATCAAATGGTTAAAATCTAATCtgtcagagaaagaaaaaaaaaaaaaaaaaaaaaaaaaaaactcgataCGATAATGAATTATTAATTTGTTCAGGAGAGTGACATTCAGTTCAGAGGGAGTCTGGAGTGAGGCCTCTGAGCGTCTTGAACACGACACTCCAAAGCGCAGACTTCTTATAATAATATTTAGCTTAATAATTTCACTTTTGTGGCACAATACTGCGGTTTCAAACAGCAtgacaaattaattataaaataagagGCTTCACAGGGTGTTTTCCAATGTTTCTGGGAGTGTAATTCATTAATTTTCCAACAAAATTTTCACGTATAACCACTGTTAAAAACTCATCAATGAAcatagaaacagaaaaaaaaaacaaaaaaaaacaaaaaaaaaaaatacaaaataaaaatctaaaattaaGATCTAAGTCTGGCGATTAAAGCAACTATATACAAAGGTTATTCAAATATATTCATCAAGAGTTTTTTGACTGTCACATGTTAAATGATTTTATATGACACTGTATGCTATTTAGATTTGGATATTATTTTTCCATTAAACACATTATACAGAGAACCAAGATGCAgaatttcaaataaattaaagCTTACAGCGACCTCTATAGATTCATTGAGTCATTACAGCTGTTTTGCACAAAACAGATCCAGGAACTTAACTGTGACTTTCAGTCGTCcactaaaataaatacaatagcaATACCAATAACTCTAAATAATATTCGTAAGATTGATTtgaaattttgttgttgttgttgttgttgttgttgttgttgttgttttgtttttagcctaCATACAACTTTTGCTACTTACATTTTGTGTTGTACATGAGCCTTTAATGCTTTTCATGTGTTTGTTTAATATTTGATATAGCCTATTTGTAACAGTAAAACTATTACTGCTTAGGTGATTGTGCTAGACCTATGccagtaataattattattaaaaacaataacgaaaaaggccaaaaaaaaaaaaaaaaagagagagagaaagaaaaagatccCATATGCGCTTATGTTTAAAGTTCATTATCAGCACTATTTAGCAGTGTCTAAATTAACAACGGTgactttttatgtttatttatttatttattttattattattttttccccccaaaccTCTCTAATGACGTCGCCTTTTCCCGACTTTTTAGGAAAAAGAATCCTGTTCGGCATGTCACATACCCTATTTAAAGTCTTAACCATGATCTTGCTTAAATGATTACTGAATAggcctgataataataataataataataataataataataataataataataataattagaagaagaagaaatagaagaaataataataatagctataAAGACGTATTAAATCAGGGCAGGTGTGCAAATTACAGTTCTCTCCCCGTTATTTTGTCTTCATCTCTTTTCATGTGCATGTTGTGGTTGAAATTAAATAACCTCCTGGTGTTCCATTTATATCTTTTGTCCTGTGCTAGTATGGGGTTAGTGCTGGAGGCCATCGGGTTGGGATCCGCTAATAAACACGCAATTACTCATTCTGTACTTGATGTACAGTCAATTGTCTAACGAGAAATAAACGGGGCTGGAACCCGTAATTACTCTGACACTTCCAGCAACTCTCACACACCGCCCCGGGCAATAAATGCAAGCCAAAAGAGAACGTAACAGAATAAAGGAAAATACAAGAGTGGGGGTGACAGAAATAGAGGGGGAGGCatctggaaaaaacaaaaaaacaaaaaaaaggtaaCCTTATTAATCACATTAATCATTATAATAATCTTATATGAAAGACATGGATAATGTAATGGTtagaacatcatcatcatcatcatcatcatcaacaacaacaacaaaaatctagACTGACGAATGACTTAAAAGCCCAGCaggaataataaataatgaaaaatattatatttgcACATAAACTGTTGCTCTCACATAGAACAAAACTTATTATGCTTGAACAAGTAGTTCTCCCCCATTATGGTTCTACAGTAGCCTataggagacacacacacacacacacagagagagagagagagagagagagagagagagagagagagagagagagagagatgtgagtGGGGAGGAAAGTTTATCACTGTCTTGTCGTTTTGGCAGAAACAGGCCATTCATACACCCCCTGCCCAACAACACAAATGTACCCTCCCAGTAACCCCCTTCATCCACCATCACCACCACCACCCCACGGTGTTGGCTTTTTGAAGACGCCGCCAGTATCTCTGAAGAACTAATCCATTTATCTAGTTTCATGAGTGCACTGGGTGAATGCCTTCAACAATGGTCGGGCCCTGCTGGGAAATGCAAGTCGGGGAGTCCAGTAGTCACACACATCCACAGATTCCATACACCATGTTATGGTTTGACTACTTTGCTGTTCCTtgttttcaaaacaacaacaGAGGTTGAATGGGACGAATACCTTGGCCATCGTCTTTTCATCCCAGGAGCGATGGGTTGCTGTAGAACATTCCACCGGATGAGGCAGGGCCTCTGGTtcgagagacacagagagagagagggtgggagGGAGTTGCTTTCACGCCACTTGCACAAACTGTAGCAACAACAGACAACTGCTAGTGAGGAGTAGCTTTGCAATAGCTCGGTTGGTTGACTGAAAAACAGTAGCATACACTACAGAACCCAGCCACACAGACAAATAGCTCCTTGCTGATGTGATGCAATTGTGGGTTTGGGTTAATTCCAGAGGGCCTGCAAAAAACACCAACGGTGTTATTTGCTGACGTTTTTGAATGATCTGGCAGGTGTTAGTGACAGACTAGATTTACAtacgtctatatatatatatatatatatatatatatatatatatatatatatatatatatatatatatacaccattcaaaagtttggggtcacttgcctgaaaagtttctcatgactaaaaaataaaactaaaatgttatatatatatatatatatatatatatatatatatatatatatatatatatatatatattatttgtttttgaaattgataacatggaccgaataattaagaaaagcagccaataagtgcccaacatagatgggaactccttcagtactgtttaaaaatcatcccagggtgatacctcaagaagttggttgagaaaatgtcaagagtacatgtctgcaaattctaggcaaagggtgactactttgaagatgctaaaatataacacagttttgatttattttggatttttttagtcacaacataattcccatagttccatttatgttattccatagttgtgatgactttactattattctaaaatgtaaaaaaaaataaataaataaattaaaaaaaaaaaaaaaagaatgagtaagtgaccctaaacttttgaccgacagtgtatatatatatatatatatgtgtgtgtgtgtgtgtgtgtgtgtgggttgggtaggtaggtaggtaggtaggtagatagacagacagacagacagacagatagatagagacagacagacagacagacagacagacatattttaatatatcagtttatttgttttaattgatATTGCCCTTAGCTATTAatatagacaaataaaaaaataaagaaaaaaagaaaaaatgcagtCAGAGCATTATGCAattataattacataaataataaagTTTCAGAAGTACTACCAGATTAAATATcaacatattattattaaatagtattcatacatattatacaattatatatttaaatattatgatatatcattatatatttataaacattattaaaatatgatttcttaaaTATTAACCCTTTGATGCATGAATCTGTTTACTTTctaaacaagaaaataattactaatatatatatatatatatatatatatatatatatatatatatatatatatatatatatatatatatatattataaataaatacataaacaatactacacaaaaatatattggtagatattcatttgtgttacatgataaataaatataaaatagtgGACCTGTCCACCAAACCCTGCAGCCCGTTCTCACTCCCGAGGCGTCAAAAGCTGCCGCTTGTGCAACAGCCCAGCGCGTCAATCTACGGACGCCCAAAGCACCCTCTGGCATCTGTATCGGACGCACGCAAAGGGCAGCCTAAAAGGGAGGCGTCACTGCCAGTCATCGGATATTGCGTGTGTTTAACCGCAATacgttttattatacttataaatatattagtgtggttATAATACACCATTATGTCGATTAATTTAGATcgcctaacccaaccccattcctgAACCTAAGCAATTATCAACGATATAACGACGTAACTtgccccaataatcaaaacaggtaataagtacaaccccccataccaccacccaccccccacccccaccccccacccccttggttgtgtctatactgtacacctatatacacagaaggtctggcagtttattaattctttcctttattaagttattttattgagtttacttgcatgcagacatataaactgcagtgtactataggttcggtttgaatcattttgatttgtcatgtcgctcacggaggatgtgcgAACCTAGCTTAATAgctgaaaatcttccccctcCGTGAAGGCTGCCATCCAATACCGGTCAcacatctcattcaaaagatACATCCGAACTTGAGCTCATCGTAATTGGTCACAAGACAGTGGTGTTTGAAGTCGCGCTGATGCCTTCTCGCTGCCGCGATTTTTGAATTTGTTACTAGAACGAGTAAGTATcccaatgtaattaaataaaaacgtacatttgggtctgttcttcacacagagATCGAAATGCATGGAATACACCCGGAACTGAACAGGCCACTTCAGCAGAGcagaatgtatatataaaataactttaattaaacattaaccaCTGTAAAATAATACATGTTGCTGATTAAACATTACCATTGTGAATAAACGTGGCTGATTtcaaacataataaaaatcataccCCAACATATCATGTCAGAATGACAAAATTCTACCCCAACATATCATTTGGCAGTGATAAAAATCTGATTCCCTTTGCATCGGTTTTTGATGCCGAACGTTTGTCACTGAAAGCAATGTGCTTGCCAAAAGGGAGCTTTTGGCATCCACCTGCTGAAGcactgggctcttgcacaagtggCAGTATTTGACGCTTCAGGAGTAAGAACGGGTTGAACCCTAACCCAGAGTGAGAGTGCATTGTTTGACCCTTCCCTGAGGCTGCTATTGTCTTGTGCTGTGCCTAATAAACAGCAGACAGCCATTACAGAGCTTTATCCCTCCACATGAAAATTTCCACAAAGACGGATAATACAGTCAGACTTTCCTGTGCTCCTTGCTGATGTGATGCCATTGTGGGTTTGGGTTAATTCCAGAGGGCTGTACAAAGAGAAACGGATGAATATGAAGTGTCACCCAGCAGCTGGGGCCTGGCTCAGTTATTCCCTCTCTGCACATGTGCACAGCAGAGGCTGGTATCAGATCAGTTCCTCTAATCTGTATCACAAACGATGTAGATTTTTTCTTTAACCCGCCGGAGTGAATCAGGATCTAAACCTGCCACTTAACAGACTTGTGTCTGCTTAAGAGACTGCTGTGTATTATCGGACTATGACTTCTGGGGGTTCCGAGCACCATGGGCAGCCATAGATGATGAATTAGTTTGATGTTGCAGATCAAACACTGATATGGTTGAGAATACATTACAGAATGTGGACACAGTTGAGTCTAACCAGTTCCTTATTCTTGTCCGCCTCTGTGACCTGGAGGTGTTAAATGTTGCCCAACCCAGACGCTCAACAAAGCACTCGTTAGCATTCAGGGTGTGATCGTAAAGTACAGCACATCCTCAGTGACATCACaacactaaaaaactaaaaactccTCATATTTCATCTGTTAGCATGTGGTTAAACAATCAAATTGCCTTCAGCATTTtttaggcagaggctatttgcactactgtaagtgcaaatagtgatagatgctatttacactaagtgtaaaaagcaacaaaaaccatcttctttgcactaattGCAAATAATTTTACATGCCATTTGCACTCCAGTTAAATAAAAgaagatgctatttgcaccctggtgcaaataatggtatatgctatttacacccccatgcaaatagtggcagaaaTTATTTGCACCCCAttcctggtgcaaataatggtagatactagggatgtgcctgaagccaaAAGGCAtggataatgacttcaaaatgaataacggattcatccgaataatataaaacaattcttatgactgattatccaagaagcacaaggataaagcgacattttatataaacatatacaaaattacaaacacattaatgaatctgtgcagccaatatttctaaagtgtaaaccttatgaatgaaaatgcgcatggtGCGATTTCAGATTGGATGGCCGCAGTTTCGACTCCGTTTGTGGTCTCTcttaattgtgcacgtctggaACTTGacaagtgtaatattaactaagatagaCATCATGttcactttccacttcttgaaatgtctttgttaatgtatcacatgattcacatgtgattctcatgtatttatttatagcataacctgagcgtgatgttaaattcctgacatgAAGTGATGCTTTCATGTCGGATCTCGTCTatccatcttttaaagttgaccacatttatatccacatcagcgattgaggtaattaactggttaagactttattccgaaaaaagttaaaatgctccataaaggtttaaatgctccatagagtattcatctattaggaatatttctccttatgtaaaacgaagaaaatgaaacatgctccatcttttttcttcttcttttttaaactgtgctacatctggtaaggcgctatataaatgtaacattattattattattattattattattgttatttaactaaataatggtgtcataTCATacaaattcctgatagatttatgggacgttcacctgtttgtaggctatattgattttattttcatttcttttaatttttgaatttgtatttattattcactgcaaaatgtgtacttgacatttaacattttgcttgacacctcctgctttcagaataatgttgttgtGCATGAACAGATGAACGAAAATtcagtttcatgcagatattaatatcagaaataccaggagaaaccagttaccaacatattccacagttaatatagcctacaaattcagcttcatctcgtaagaaaaacaaaacaataaaataatatatttttttactaatagttgtattataataataataataataataataataataattattattattattattattattattaggctattattttgaaaaggcatatacaaggcatattttattaacagaaactaTAAATGCAAGAGTAATATTTAAaattgggcatttcatttagttttgacacacttgcTGTTTAACACCcagttctatccaaatacagagacagata comes from the Myxocyprinus asiaticus isolate MX2 ecotype Aquarium Trade chromosome 15, UBuf_Myxa_2, whole genome shotgun sequence genome and includes:
- the LOC127452631 gene encoding iroquois-class homeodomain protein irx-1-like, translated to MSFPQLGYPQYLSASQAVYGGDRPGVLTPSSRGGSAEIGGSASAAAAAVSSVLGMYPYAHNYSAFLPYTSADLALFSQMGSQYELKDSPGVHPASFAAHTGPAFYPYGQFQYGDPARPKNATRESTSTLKAWLNEHRKNPYPTKGEKIMLAIITKMTLTQVSTWFANARRRLKKENKVTWGARSKEDEDGNIFGSDNEGDTEKNEDEEEIDLESIDIDKIDYNDGDQSNEEDEEKRAELESLQEKRHTLALQAHEAYEKSKANAISVSKEPSDGNNNNTRVLSPSRQGSFQVPVSNKPKIWSLAETATSPDSSLKPTSPSVPATHAGAHPAFLPSHGLYTCQIGKFHNWTNGAFLGQNSLLNVRSFLGVNQHHHNHHVHAQQQQQQPTSVVVSSMAAVNSDKAPEDLSPKHIDRENVLRSESPTQPLKSSFRPLHDSPRNQQESTQRVLTALSSA